From the genome of Globicephala melas chromosome 14, mGloMel1.2, whole genome shotgun sequence, one region includes:
- the TSPYL1 gene encoding testis-specific Y-encoded-like protein 1, with the protein MSGPDGVERTPLPETPSLTVPDRAPGDLDSPRCLKLREETEASQVMAETGEGSFEAVAPAPSQLPEERGAPRAAPADPVCDGKPQIGGGGDGGYVAPEAGQEQAPPPSERLETAFVSLATDGSRGNGCWRGEPRGPGGEKALETCGAERFGSELMAEAKAEEVKTEEGPLFSVAVDEEVAEKEGVKEGEGVEQEMEMEEKPVGEEIEMVENRVVEEAGHRPLRMDLRMNPLEAIQLELDTVNAQADRAFQQLEHKFGRMRRHYLERRNYIIQNIPGFWVTAFRNHPQLSPMIRGQDAEMLRYITNLEVKELRHPRTGCKFKFFFRRNPYFRNKLIVKEYEVRASGRVVSLSTPIIWRRGREPQSFIRRNQEVVCNFFTWFSDHSLPESDRIAEIIKEDLWPNPLQYYLLREGVHRARRRPIREPVEIPRPFGFQSG; encoded by the coding sequence ATGAGCGGCCCGGATGGGGTCGAGAGGACGCCTCTCCCTGAAACCCCCAGTCTCACCGTCCCCGACCGTGCCCCCGGAGACCTGGATTCTCCCAGGTGCCTGAAGCTCCGTGAGGAAACCGAGGCGTCACAGGTGATGGCGGAGACGGGTgaggggagcttcgaagccgtgGCGCCCGCACCGTCCCAGCTTCCAGAGGAGCGGGGCGCCCCCCGCGCTGCTCCCGCAGATCCGGTCTGTGACGGTAAGCCCCAGATCGGAGGCGGTGGGGATGGCGGTTACGTAGCGCCCGAAGCGGGGCAAGAGCAGGCCCCGCCTCCCAGTGAGCGACTGGAAACGGCGTTTGTATCCCTGGCGACGGACGGCAGCCGGGGAAATGGCTGCTGGCGGGGAGAGCCGCGGGGCCCGGGTGGGGAGAAGGCCCTAGAAACCTGTGGCGCGGAGAGGTTCGGATCTGAGCTGATGGCGGAGGCGAAGGCTGAGGAAGTGAAGACTGAAGAGGGCCCCCTCTTCTCAGTCGCAGTGGATGAGGAGGTGGCGGAGAAGGAAGGagtgaaggagggggagggagtggagcaggagatggagatggaggagaAACCAGTAggtgaagaaatagaaatggtGGAGAATAGAGTGGTGGAGGAGGCAGGGCACCGGCCCTTGCGGATGGATCTCCGCATGAACCCTCTGGAGGCCATCCAGCTGGAGCTGGACACTGTGAATGCTCAGGCTGACCGGGCCTTTCAGCAACTAGAACATAAGTTCGGACGGATGCGTCGACACTACCTGGAGCGGAGGAACTACATCATTCAGAATATCCCGGGCTTCTGGGTCACTGCCTTTCGGAACCACCCCCAGTTGTCCCCCATGATTAGGGGCCAAGATGCAGAGATGTTAAGATACATAACCAATTTGGAGGTGAAGGAGCTCAGGCACCCTCGAACAGGCTGCAAGTTCAAGTTCTTCTTTCGAAGAAACCCCTATTTCCGAAACAAGCTGATTGTCAAGGAATATGAGGTCAGAGCCTCTGGCCGAGTGGTGTCTCTTTCCACTCCAATCATATGGCGCCGGGGCCGTGAACCCCAGTCCTTCATTCGCAGGAACCAAGAGGTCGTTTGCAATTTCTTCACCTGGTTTTCAGACCACAGCCTTCCAGAGTCTGACAGGATTGCTGAGATTATCAAAGAGGACCTGTGGCCAAATCCACTGCAATACTACCTGCTGCGTGAAGGAGTCCATAGAGCCAGACGTCGCCCAATAAGAGAGCCAGTGGAGATCCCCAGGCCCTTTGGGTTCCAGTCTGGTTAA